From Nicotiana tabacum cultivar K326 chromosome 22, ASM71507v2, whole genome shotgun sequence, one genomic window encodes:
- the LOC107792067 gene encoding cytochrome P450 71D7-like: MSDCEECTSGTGDCEDIFIAGSETSSTTIIWALSEMMKNPNIMAKAQSEVRQVFKGKRNDEEDLEKLTYLDLVIKETLRLHTPVPLLPRECREQTDIDGYTIPLRTRVLVNAWALARDPESWNDPECFIPERFENSLIDYMGKFFEFIPFGAGRRACPGMQFGLANVRHALAQLLHHFEWELPYGTNPKDLDMTESHGLSAAKQQDLYLVPINHRNDEEL, translated from the exons atgagtgattgtgaggaatgcACGAGTGGCAcgggtgattgtgag GACATCTTTATTGCTGGAAGTGAAACTTCATCTACTACAATTATTTGGGCATTGTCGGAAATGATGAAGAACCCAAATATTATGGCTAAGGCTCAAAGTGAAGTGAGACAAGTCTTTAAGGGAAAAAGAAATGATGAAGAAGATCTTGAAAAGTTGACATATCTAGACTTAGTGATTAAGGAGACATTAAGGCTTCATACTCCAGTTCCTCTTCTGCCCAGGGAATGTAGGGAGCAAACAGATATTGATGGATACACCATACCTCTTAGGACTAGAGTGCTAGTCAATGCATGGGCACTTGCGAGAGATCCAGAAAGTTGGAATGATCCTGAATGTTTTATACCAGAGAGATTTGAGAATTCTCTTATTGACTATATGGGAAAGTTCTTTGAGTTTATTCCATTTGGTGCAGGAAGAAGGGCTTGTCCGGGAATGCAATTTGGTTTAGCTAATGTTCGACATGCATTGGCGCAGTTACTCCACCATTTTGAATGGGAACTCCCATATGGAACTAATCCAAAAGATTTGGATATGACTGAATCACATGGATTAAGTGCAGCGAAACAACAAGATTTATATTTAGTTCCAATAAATCATAGAAACGATGAAGAACTTTGA